The Acidicapsa acidisoli genome contains a region encoding:
- a CDS encoding TolC family protein, which produces MKSLEIRRASTSLARAVALISCASLVAQMVTPALAQNPQGAVPSAPASQNAPASQPANSTVTVPFDLFLKRSRNPFDSYRGKTVPPTNMANSAQLNSMIRDGKIYLTLRDAIDLALDDNLDMVIARYNLPIAQMDVLRTAAGGLARGVNTGVVSGTPGGAGVSTGAGAGTGGGAGGTTGGAGGAGAGAGGLVQSALGVGTNVSSYDPFISVTSDVDHTTQLLANRIVYGVPLIHLNTITANFSYSQAFPTGGSIQATWNNNRQSTNSPNNTFNPQFTSVAEIYAQQPLLAGFGFGPNLRYLRIAKNTNKVTDIAFRAQVIATVTQICNLYWNLVAAYDTEQVNERSVAFAQQTLDKSRKQFELQAIPEMDVLKAQGDVATRKQDLTVARTNLEQQELYMKNAITRSLDDPVLEDMPVIPTDHIAADTVETNESVQDLIAEALKERPEVQESAIQLRSSELSRKTARNNLLPSLNVYGFLSGTGLSGPLNPSLSSTAGYTTPGTGFPGAWQDAFNYSSPEYQVGFQLGIPIRNRIAKADQYRTELEYRQSQLYLEEQKKSVRIEVRNARFALEQGASRVEAAREARDLAQKTLDIYQKEQQLGAGSNQQTLSAEHDLAVAENALVTAETDYAKARVEMLRATGTTLEAYGISIEEAKRANSTPAPTNPAAPGPTGQ; this is translated from the coding sequence ATGAAGTCGCTCGAAATCAGGCGCGCTTCTACATCTCTCGCACGGGCGGTAGCCCTTATCTCCTGCGCGTCTCTTGTGGCGCAGATGGTGACTCCGGCACTGGCGCAGAATCCCCAGGGTGCGGTCCCCAGCGCACCTGCTTCGCAGAATGCACCAGCCAGCCAACCAGCGAACTCGACCGTCACTGTCCCCTTCGATCTTTTTTTGAAAAGGTCCCGGAATCCCTTTGATTCCTATCGAGGAAAGACCGTTCCTCCAACCAATATGGCCAATTCGGCCCAACTCAATTCGATGATTCGCGACGGAAAGATTTACCTTACGCTGCGCGATGCCATTGACCTAGCGCTTGATGACAATCTCGACATGGTGATCGCCCGTTATAACCTGCCGATCGCACAGATGGATGTCCTGCGTACAGCCGCAGGCGGATTGGCGCGCGGTGTGAATACCGGCGTTGTTTCGGGGACGCCGGGAGGAGCTGGTGTCAGTACCGGCGCTGGCGCTGGCACTGGGGGCGGAGCCGGAGGCACTACGGGCGGCGCCGGCGGAGCAGGTGCCGGTGCGGGTGGTCTCGTGCAGTCGGCACTTGGAGTTGGTACTAACGTTTCGAGCTACGATCCGTTCATATCTGTAACATCGGATGTAGATCACACAACTCAGTTGCTGGCGAACCGGATTGTCTATGGCGTGCCTTTGATTCACCTGAATACCATCACTGCAAATTTCTCCTATTCGCAGGCATTTCCGACTGGCGGAAGCATTCAGGCGACGTGGAACAACAACCGCCAATCAACGAACAGCCCCAACAATACTTTCAACCCTCAGTTCACGTCTGTTGCAGAAATCTATGCGCAACAGCCGCTTCTGGCAGGTTTTGGGTTCGGCCCGAATCTTCGCTATCTGCGCATTGCCAAGAACACCAACAAAGTAACGGACATTGCCTTTCGTGCCCAGGTGATTGCGACAGTTACCCAGATATGCAATCTCTACTGGAATCTGGTAGCGGCCTACGATACCGAGCAGGTCAATGAGCGATCGGTTGCTTTCGCCCAGCAGACGCTGGACAAGAGCCGCAAACAGTTCGAACTGCAGGCCATCCCTGAGATGGATGTGCTCAAGGCCCAGGGGGATGTGGCTACTCGCAAACAGGACTTGACCGTCGCCCGCACGAATCTGGAGCAGCAAGAGCTTTACATGAAGAACGCCATCACGCGTAGTCTCGACGATCCGGTCCTTGAAGATATGCCGGTGATTCCCACGGACCACATCGCGGCCGACACGGTAGAGACGAATGAGAGTGTGCAGGATCTGATCGCCGAAGCGCTCAAGGAACGGCCTGAAGTGCAGGAGTCGGCTATTCAGTTGCGAAGCAGTGAGCTGAGCCGCAAGACCGCGCGCAACAACCTGCTGCCTTCGCTAAATGTATACGGCTTTCTGAGTGGTACCGGACTATCCGGGCCTCTGAATCCTAGCCTGAGCTCAACTGCGGGATATACCACCCCCGGTACTGGTTTTCCCGGGGCGTGGCAAGATGCGTTTAATTACTCGTCTCCCGAGTATCAAGTTGGCTTTCAGCTTGGCATTCCGATTCGTAACCGCATCGCGAAGGCCGACCAGTATCGCACCGAGCTCGAGTATCGGCAGTCACAACTCTATCTGGAAGAGCAAAAGAAGAGCGTGCGCATCGAAGTGCGCAATGCCCGTTTCGCTCTGGAGCAGGGAGCCAGCCGCGTAGAGGCAGCTCGTGAAGCACGTGACCTGGCGCAAAAGACGCTCGATATCTATCAAAAAGAGCAACAGTTGGGAGCCGGTTCCAACCAGCAGACACTCTCGGCGGAACACGACCTTGCAGTTGCGGAAAATGCGCTGGTTACGGCGGAGACCGACTACGCGAAGGCTCGCGTCGAGATGCTCCGCGCAACAGGGACAACACTCGAAGCCTATGGTATCTCCATCGAAGAGGCCAAGAGAGCTAACTCGACTCCGGCCCCTACAAACCCGGCTGCTCCCGGCCCAACTGGACAGTAG
- a CDS encoding ABC transporter ATP-binding protein codes for MIELNKIERSYKTGHTETWVLRHVNLIIRPGEFVTVMGPSGAGKSSLLNVLAMLDDQWRGEFYFEGEAVHRMNRKQRADLARKRTGMVFQSYHLLDDLSVAENIDLPLSYKDIPRLERQALVADTLDRFNIVGKKDLFPSQLSGGQQQLVGIARAVIHKPSLLLADEPTGNLHSGQAKEIMELFKKLNEEGTTIIQVTHSEENAKYGSRIIELRDGWLYSDTAGLAQTAATGVQS; via the coding sequence ATGATTGAACTGAACAAGATAGAGCGCAGTTATAAGACCGGACACACCGAAACATGGGTGCTGCGGCATGTGAACCTGATCATTCGACCCGGCGAGTTCGTCACAGTCATGGGACCATCCGGGGCAGGGAAGTCCTCACTGCTCAACGTGCTCGCAATGCTCGACGATCAGTGGCGCGGCGAGTTTTATTTCGAAGGTGAAGCTGTGCATCGCATGAATCGTAAACAGCGCGCCGATCTCGCGCGGAAGCGCACCGGCATGGTCTTCCAGAGCTATCATCTGCTGGACGACCTGAGTGTTGCAGAAAACATCGATCTGCCGCTCTCGTACAAAGACATTCCCCGGCTTGAGCGCCAGGCGCTAGTGGCCGATACTCTCGACCGTTTCAATATCGTGGGCAAGAAGGATCTGTTCCCCAGTCAGCTTTCAGGCGGCCAGCAGCAGCTCGTTGGAATTGCGCGTGCTGTTATTCACAAGCCCAGTTTGCTGCTCGCCGACGAGCCGACGGGCAACCTGCATTCCGGACAGGCAAAGGAGATCATGGAGTTATTCAAGAAGCTGAACGAAGAAGGCACGACCATCATCCAGGTGACGCACTCGGAAGAGAATGCTAAATACGGCTCGCGCATCATTGAACTCCGCGACGGATGGCTCTACTCCGATACGGCGGGGCTCGCGCAGACCGCGGCAACAGGGGTGCAATCGTGA